The DNA region CTCGATGCTCTCTATGATGCCGGGCACCACCGATACAATGTGGGAACAGAGACGCCGAGATTCTGGGCAATCTCCCGGGGCGGCATACCCTCGCTCATGAGCTTTTTCGCCGCTTCCACCTTGCTTGCGGTCATAAGCCGCTTTCTTCCTCCCACGCGGCCTCTCTTCTTTGCCGCGGCAAGACCCGCCCTGGTGCGCTCTATCAAAAGCTCACGCTCCATCTGGGCAAG from Thermodesulfobacteriota bacterium includes:
- a CDS encoding helix-turn-helix domain-containing protein; the protein is LAQMERELLIERTRAGLAAAKKRGRVGGRKRLMTASKVEAAKKLMSEGMPPREIAQNLGVSVPTLYRWCPAS